Proteins encoded in a region of the Bacteroidota bacterium genome:
- a CDS encoding inorganic phosphate transporter, translating into MITVYIVLIGVLFLLAISDLVVGVTNDAVNFLNSAIGSKAAPFKIIMLVAAVGILVGATFSGGMMEVARKGIFHPQQFYFSEIIIIFLAVMITDVILLDLFNTYGLPTSTTVSIVFELLGAAVAVSIIKIYGMPEGSKDISVYINSSKALGIISGILLSVVIAFSVGAIVQYITRIIFTFNYKKRLNYFGGLWGGFAITAIIYFILIKGAKGATFMSDETQDFIHNNTNLILTVSFISWSVLLQILHWAFKFNILKLIVLVGTFALAMAFAGNDLVNFIGVPLAGFESFKAFIAQPGADADTFLMTSLQGAVKPPTLYLLFAGIVMVLTLWFSKKARSVTKTELDLSRQDEGSERFGSSGLSRSIVRVSLNFGKTFSNIVPEKIKAGIEKQFEPITSEVSHSIEDAPAFDMIRATVNLVVASILISFATSMKLPLSTTYVTFMVAMGSSLSDKAWGRESAVYRITGVLSVIGGWFFTALSAFTLAFIMALIFYYTGIFGISLMVAVAIITVYRTHRIHKNRVTKKELTDQIEDIGEKNIVQRCNLTVSTMIVDVNNYYQEILNGIIAEDLKQVKKVMKDIKKLNLDTKELKNSLSATISRLNEDSVESGHYYVQVLDYLRELAHNITFISNPCHNHLNNNHKSLIDVQVEELMLLKEKVNEILMTIQSVILKKEYQNIDQIIIMQHELIEIIASKNKKQIKRIKRMEVGTKNSLLYLAILSETKNLLLNAINLLKSQRDFTKYHEKKSLK; encoded by the coding sequence ATGATAACAGTGTACATTGTATTGATTGGGGTACTTTTCCTGCTTGCAATTTCAGATTTAGTAGTTGGTGTTACCAACGATGCGGTCAACTTTTTAAATTCGGCAATAGGTTCAAAAGCTGCTCCGTTTAAAATAATCATGCTCGTAGCTGCCGTAGGGATATTGGTTGGTGCCACTTTCTCTGGTGGGATGATGGAAGTTGCACGAAAAGGGATTTTTCATCCACAACAATTTTATTTTTCTGAAATTATTATCATCTTTTTGGCAGTAATGATTACAGACGTTATACTCCTGGATTTATTTAACACTTATGGATTGCCAACTTCCACAACTGTTTCCATCGTCTTTGAATTACTGGGAGCCGCAGTTGCCGTATCCATTATCAAAATTTACGGAATGCCTGAAGGATCAAAGGATATAAGCGTTTACATTAATTCAAGTAAGGCACTCGGTATTATATCCGGTATCTTGTTATCCGTTGTGATTGCATTTTCGGTTGGGGCCATCGTACAATATATTACCCGTATCATCTTCACTTTTAACTACAAAAAGAGGCTGAACTATTTTGGAGGACTTTGGGGCGGCTTCGCAATTACAGCGATCATCTATTTCATATTAATTAAAGGGGCGAAAGGAGCCACGTTTATGAGTGATGAAACTCAGGATTTTATTCACAATAACACTAATTTAATACTTACCGTAAGTTTTATTTCATGGTCGGTACTCTTACAAATATTACATTGGGCCTTCAAATTCAATATCTTAAAACTGATTGTTTTGGTTGGTACCTTTGCCTTGGCAATGGCATTTGCAGGGAATGATTTGGTAAACTTTATTGGTGTTCCGCTTGCCGGATTTGAGTCGTTTAAGGCATTTATCGCTCAACCTGGTGCTGATGCAGATACATTTTTAATGACTTCCCTACAAGGTGCAGTAAAACCCCCTACGCTATATTTATTGTTTGCAGGTATAGTTATGGTCTTAACACTTTGGTTCTCAAAAAAGGCCAGATCAGTCACAAAAACTGAACTTGATCTTAGCAGACAGGATGAAGGAAGTGAAAGATTTGGATCTTCAGGTTTATCAAGATCGATTGTACGGGTAAGTTTAAATTTCGGTAAAACATTCAGCAATATTGTTCCTGAAAAAATAAAAGCCGGAATAGAAAAACAATTTGAGCCAATAACAAGCGAAGTTAGCCACTCCATAGAAGATGCCCCGGCTTTTGACATGATCAGGGCTACAGTCAATTTAGTAGTGGCAAGTATTCTAATATCTTTTGCCACCTCAATGAAACTTCCCTTATCCACTACTTATGTCACATTTATGGTAGCCATGGGGTCTTCTTTATCTGATAAAGCATGGGGAAGAGAAAGCGCTGTTTATAGAATTACCGGAGTATTAAGTGTTATTGGCGGATGGTTCTTTACTGCACTTTCTGCTTTTACACTTGCATTTATAATGGCTCTTATTTTCTATTATACCGGGATATTCGGAATATCTCTGATGGTTGCCGTTGCAATCATTACGGTATATCGTACTCATCGAATCCACAAAAACAGGGTAACGAAAAAAGAGCTTACAGATCAGATCGAAGACATTGGTGAGAAGAATATTGTACAGCGTTGTAATTTGACTGTTTCAACTATGATTGTTGATGTGAACAATTATTATCAGGAAATTTTGAATGGGATCATTGCCGAAGACCTCAAACAGGTTAAGAAGGTAATGAAAGACATCAAAAAACTCAATCTTGATACTAAAGAACTAAAAAATAGTTTAAGTGCCACCATTAGCAGGCTAAATGAAGATTCTGTTGAATCAGGTCATTATTATGTACAAGTGCTTGATTATCTTAGAGAATTGGCTCATAATATTACATTCATAAGCAATCCTTGTCATAATCATCTTAATAATAATCATAAAAGCCTCATCGATGTTCAGGTAGAAGAATTAATGTTGCTAAAGGAAAAGGTAAATGAAATATTGATGACCATTCAGTCTGTGATTCTTAAAAAAGAATATCAAAATATTGATCAGATTATTATCATGCAACATGAATTAATTGAGATTATTGCTTCCAAAAACAAAAAGCAAATAAAACGAATTAAGCGCATGGAGGTTGGAACAAAAAACAGCTTACTCTATCTTGCCATTTTAAGCGAGACTAAAAACTTACTTTTAAATGCCATCAATTTATTAAAATCGCAACGCGATTTTACGAAATACCACGAAAAAAAGAGCCTTAAATAA
- a CDS encoding VOC family protein, which produces MKFVHVNIISKDWKKLADFYTKVFECVSLWPERDLSGDWMDKATSIKDVHINGVHLRLPGFEVGSPTLEIFQYDNNSSPHPKKINTEGLAHLAFRVDDVQVILKRALANGGSQVGDLINKEIKGLGTITFVYINDPEGNIIEIQHWA; this is translated from the coding sequence ATGAAATTCGTACATGTAAATATTATTTCCAAAGATTGGAAGAAATTAGCCGATTTTTACACCAAGGTATTCGAATGTGTTTCGCTTTGGCCCGAAAGGGACCTGAGTGGTGATTGGATGGATAAAGCTACCTCGATTAAGGATGTTCATATTAATGGAGTTCATTTAAGATTGCCGGGATTTGAGGTAGGCAGCCCAACACTCGAGATATTCCAATATGACAATAATTCTTCACCCCATCCCAAGAAAATCAATACTGAAGGATTGGCTCATCTTGCTTTCAGAGTTGACGATGTACAAGTTATTTTAAAAAGAGCACTGGCGAATGGTGGCAGTCAGGTTGGGGATTTAATTAATAAAGAGATCAAGGGCCTGGGTACCATCACCTTTGTTTACATTAACGACCCCGAGGGAAACATTATTGAAATCCAGCATTGGGCTTAA
- a CDS encoding sodium/sugar symporter: MSNQGFSSLDYIVFISYCFLIIFIGLWVSRTKKGTKKTAQDYFLADKSLPWWAIGASLIAANISAEQMIGMSGSGYAIGLGIASYEWMAAITLIIVGKYFLPVFLEKKIYTMPQFLEMRYDGRVRTAMASFWLVVYVFVNLTSVLYLGALAMETIMGIPMNYAIMGLAIFAAVYSIYGGLKAVAWTDVVQVVFLIGGGLVTTFLALDAVSDGHGFIAGFKVLLEQAPEKFNMILHEGELLIPDGKGGLKDAFMDLPGISVLVGGMWIANLSYWGFNQYIIQRGLAAKSIKEAQRGVIFAGYLKILIPLIVVIPGIAAFVLTNGSGVIDPSDKAYPWLLHNYVPAGIKGLAFAALAAAIVSSLASMLNSTSTIFTMDIYRKFINKDVGDSKMVSVGRITSFVALVVAVLSAQPLLGNLDQAFQYIQEFTGFVTPGVVVIFCFGLFWKRITSNAALAVAILTIPLSFLFKILLPEIPFIDRMGLVFLMLALVAIIISYTDKHLQAKGLELKRSMFKTDVKFNVLAIFLSVIVMVLYLLFW, encoded by the coding sequence ATGTCGAACCAAGGCTTTTCATCTCTGGATTATATTGTTTTTATATCCTACTGTTTTTTAATTATTTTCATTGGACTTTGGGTTTCAAGGACTAAAAAGGGAACTAAGAAGACGGCCCAGGATTATTTTTTGGCAGATAAATCATTGCCATGGTGGGCCATCGGAGCTTCATTGATCGCGGCTAACATTTCGGCGGAGCAAATGATCGGGATGTCGGGTTCGGGCTATGCAATTGGTTTGGGAATTGCCTCTTACGAATGGATGGCTGCCATTACCTTGATTATTGTTGGGAAGTATTTTTTACCTGTTTTTCTTGAAAAGAAAATTTATACCATGCCCCAGTTTTTAGAAATGCGTTACGACGGTAGGGTGCGTACTGCCATGGCTTCATTCTGGTTAGTAGTTTATGTATTCGTCAATCTGACATCTGTTTTATACCTTGGTGCGTTGGCCATGGAAACCATCATGGGCATTCCGATGAATTACGCAATCATGGGATTAGCAATTTTCGCGGCAGTATATTCTATTTATGGTGGATTAAAGGCTGTGGCATGGACAGATGTAGTTCAGGTTGTTTTTTTAATTGGTGGTGGATTGGTAACTACATTTTTGGCTTTGGATGCCGTATCGGATGGACACGGATTTATTGCAGGTTTCAAAGTTTTACTCGAACAAGCTCCTGAAAAATTCAATATGATTTTGCATGAAGGAGAATTATTGATCCCTGACGGAAAAGGTGGTTTGAAGGATGCTTTTATGGATTTGCCGGGAATAAGTGTATTGGTAGGCGGGATGTGGATCGCGAATTTATCGTATTGGGGATTTAATCAATATATCATTCAGCGTGGATTGGCTGCTAAGAGCATAAAAGAGGCCCAACGTGGAGTTATTTTTGCTGGTTACCTGAAAATATTAATTCCATTAATCGTGGTGATTCCGGGAATTGCAGCGTTTGTGCTTACAAATGGAAGCGGGGTCATTGATCCTTCTGATAAGGCTTATCCATGGTTATTGCATAATTATGTACCTGCAGGGATTAAAGGTCTTGCCTTTGCAGCTCTCGCCGCTGCTATTGTTTCTTCTTTGGCGTCAATGCTTAACTCCACTTCGACCATCTTTACCATGGATATTTATCGAAAATTTATTAATAAAGATGTTGGTGACTCGAAAATGGTTAGTGTGGGACGAATTACTAGTTTTGTGGCTTTGGTGGTAGCTGTATTATCGGCACAGCCATTGCTTGGCAATCTCGATCAGGCCTTTCAATACATCCAGGAATTTACGGGCTTCGTAACCCCTGGTGTAGTTGTCATATTTTGTTTTGGGCTCTTTTGGAAAAGGATTACTTCAAATGCAGCGCTCGCAGTTGCCATATTAACCATTCCTCTGTCATTCTTGTTTAAAATTTTATTACCCGAAATCCCTTTCATTGATCGCATGGGATTGGTATTTTTGATGCTGGCCCTTGTTGCTATCATCATAAGTTATACTGATAAGCATTTACAAGCCAAAGGCCTTGAGTTAAAAAGAAGCATGTTTAAAACAGATGTCAAATTTAATGTTTTAGCTATCTTTTTAAGTGTAATAGTAATGGTATTATACCTGTTGTTTTGGTAA